In the genome of Indioceanicola profundi, the window CAGGCCGGCCATGATTCCGATTTCGCGGCAGATCGCCTCGACCCTATTGCGGGCGCTGGCCAGAGCGTCGGTGAACTGGGCCGTCTTGACGCGCGGCGAGGACCAGATCGGTTGCAGATTGAGGGCCGCGTTGACCCCCATGCTGCCATACTGGTCAAACCAAGCCTGGAGGATGGCTTTGTTCTCCGCTCCATGCTGAGCATCGCCGGTCAGCAGAGCGAACAGCTCGACCGCATTGGCAAGGTTACGTTCGTAATCCGCTTCGGCGGCGGACACCACGGCAGGGGTCGAGAAGTCATTCTGGGCGGCTGCGACTTGCATCACAAAGCCGCTGCGGAACAGCTCGCCAATGAGGGGTTCATAGATGACGTTGGTAATGAAGTACTGCTTCAGGAAGTCATCCGAACCGCGTGCATGCTCGACCAACTCGCGGGTCGGCTGCCACGCCGGATCTTCCAGCCAGTGCTTCTTTCCGGCATCGGCATCGAAGCCCGAAATGTCGAGCCCGATCTCGCTCAGGTACAGCGTAAGGTCCTGAGCGAAGCGCAGCTTGTAGGAGGAGTTGGTGAGAATGGCGTTGTTCACCATCTGCGTATAGCCATAGCGCTGCGCGCGCATCAGGGCGGTGCCGATGCCGTATTCGGCATGCTTGAAAGCACCGACCTGGTCCTGCAGAACCTTGACCCAGGCCTTGTCGAAGCGGGTCGGTGCTCCGGCACGACGGGCATTGTCCACCACATTCTGGATCATGCCCACGATGGTGGATTGGCGCTGGTAGTGGGTGCGCTCCCATTCCTGGTCGGGGGCGCGGTAAAGATGCCAGTCGCTGCTCTTCAGCGCCGTCCAGTCTTTCGAATAGGTTGGCGTCCCGTCGCCGAAGGAAATGATCCAGTTCTGCAGAAGATAGCGTTCCGGATCAGGCTGAACGTCAACTGTGACGTCCTCATAGTGCGTTGCTTTCCGGCCCTTCGGCTCGAAGTAGTTGTACTTGCGGCTGTCCGAGCCGGGAAAGG includes:
- a CDS encoding aromatic/alkene monooxygenase hydroxylase subunit beta, giving the protein MTVQVQVVEEAQSAAAGAKTFPGSDSRKYNYFEPKGRKATHYEDVTVDVQPDPERYLLQNWIISFGDGTPTYSKDWTALKSSDWHLYRAPDQEWERTHYQRQSTIVGMIQNVVDNARRAGAPTRFDKAWVKVLQDQVGAFKHAEYGIGTALMRAQRYGYTQMVNNAILTNSSYKLRFAQDLTLYLSEIGLDISGFDADAGKKHWLEDPAWQPTRELVEHARGSDDFLKQYFITNVIYEPLIGELFRSGFVMQVAAAQNDFSTPAVVSAAEADYERNLANAVELFALLTGDAQHGAENKAILQAWFDQYGSMGVNAALNLQPIWSSPRVKTAQFTDALASARNRVEAICREIGIMAGLPEIEPAASLAVAE